One segment of Solanum stenotomum isolate F172 chromosome 1, ASM1918654v1, whole genome shotgun sequence DNA contains the following:
- the LOC125848252 gene encoding uncharacterized protein LOC125848252 isoform X2 encodes MSQTDDNFTSYFGEVPPILDYFDCQTYPKNSQESSILSSHRQFNEHYQSHHHNNQLPTDQFVMNRPDVSPTSRHVFIDASTNGLNYVIDYSRCVVPRLHQSSYHSGREVVEQEHRQSRIDYPQPQVIRPAPYTLYDPRYADIGLPVDPYLRAMKLNPHFSMQKATSEESSTTKRKRTDYACNRVPRLHQSSSHSGREVVEPEHRQSRIDYPQAISPPFEPYDPRYAAMGLPMDPYLRAFKLNPNLGLAKPNE; translated from the exons AT GTCCCAAACCGATGATAATTTCACAAGTTACTTTGGGGAGGTTCCACCAATTCTTGACTATTTTGACTGCCAAACCTACCCAAAAAATTCTCAGGAATCGTCTATACTCAGCAGCCACAG GCAATTCAATGAACACTATCAATCACATCATCACAATAATCAATTGCCAACAGATCAGTTTGTGATGAATCGACCTGATGTGTCTCCAACCTCGAG GCATGTGTTTATTGATGCAAGTACCAACGGCTTAAATTACGTG ATTGACTATTCACGTTGTGTAGTGCCAAGGCTGCATCAATCATCTTATCATTCAGGA AGAGAAGTTGTTGAGCAAGAACATAGACAGAGCAGGATAGATTATCCTCAACCTCAGGTGATCAG GCCTGCTCCATATACGCTATATGATCCAAGATATGCTGACATTGGTCTACCGGTGGATCCTTATTTACGTGCAATGAAGCTGAATCCacactttt CAATGCAAAAAGCGACAAGTGAGGAAAGTTCAACCACTAAAAGAAAACGG ACTGACTATGCATGTAACAGAGTGCCGAGGCTGCATCAATCATCTTCTCATTCTGGA AGAGAAGTTGTTGAGCCAGAACATAGACAGAGCAGGATAGATTATCCTCAGGCGATCAG TCCTCCTTTTGAGCCATACGATCCAAGGTATGCTGCCATGGGTCTACCCATGGATCCTTACTTGCGTGCATTCAAGCTGAACCCCAACTTAGG CCTTGCCAAGCCCAACGAGTGA
- the LOC125848252 gene encoding uncharacterized protein LOC125848252 isoform X1 produces MALFSHIQSSRSQTDDNFTSYFGEVPPILDYFDCQTYPKNSQESSILSSHRQFNEHYQSHHHNNQLPTDQFVMNRPDVSPTSRHVFIDASTNGLNYVIDYSRCVVPRLHQSSYHSGREVVEQEHRQSRIDYPQPQVIRPAPYTLYDPRYADIGLPVDPYLRAMKLNPHFSMQKATSEESSTTKRKRTDYACNRVPRLHQSSSHSGREVVEPEHRQSRIDYPQAISPPFEPYDPRYAAMGLPMDPYLRAFKLNPNLGLAKPNE; encoded by the exons GTCCCAAACCGATGATAATTTCACAAGTTACTTTGGGGAGGTTCCACCAATTCTTGACTATTTTGACTGCCAAACCTACCCAAAAAATTCTCAGGAATCGTCTATACTCAGCAGCCACAG GCAATTCAATGAACACTATCAATCACATCATCACAATAATCAATTGCCAACAGATCAGTTTGTGATGAATCGACCTGATGTGTCTCCAACCTCGAG GCATGTGTTTATTGATGCAAGTACCAACGGCTTAAATTACGTG ATTGACTATTCACGTTGTGTAGTGCCAAGGCTGCATCAATCATCTTATCATTCAGGA AGAGAAGTTGTTGAGCAAGAACATAGACAGAGCAGGATAGATTATCCTCAACCTCAGGTGATCAG GCCTGCTCCATATACGCTATATGATCCAAGATATGCTGACATTGGTCTACCGGTGGATCCTTATTTACGTGCAATGAAGCTGAATCCacactttt CAATGCAAAAAGCGACAAGTGAGGAAAGTTCAACCACTAAAAGAAAACGG ACTGACTATGCATGTAACAGAGTGCCGAGGCTGCATCAATCATCTTCTCATTCTGGA AGAGAAGTTGTTGAGCCAGAACATAGACAGAGCAGGATAGATTATCCTCAGGCGATCAG TCCTCCTTTTGAGCCATACGATCCAAGGTATGCTGCCATGGGTCTACCCATGGATCCTTACTTGCGTGCATTCAAGCTGAACCCCAACTTAGG CCTTGCCAAGCCCAACGAGTGA
- the LOC125848252 gene encoding uncharacterized protein LOC125848252 isoform X3 has product MALFSHIQSSRSQTDDNFTSYFGEVPPILDYFDCQTYPKNSQESSILSSHRQFNEHYQSHHHNNQLPTDQFVMNRPDVSPTSRHVFIDASTNGLNYVREVVEQEHRQSRIDYPQPQVIRPAPYTLYDPRYADIGLPVDPYLRAMKLNPHFSMQKATSEESSTTKRKRTDYACNRVPRLHQSSSHSGREVVEPEHRQSRIDYPQAISPPFEPYDPRYAAMGLPMDPYLRAFKLNPNLGLAKPNE; this is encoded by the exons GTCCCAAACCGATGATAATTTCACAAGTTACTTTGGGGAGGTTCCACCAATTCTTGACTATTTTGACTGCCAAACCTACCCAAAAAATTCTCAGGAATCGTCTATACTCAGCAGCCACAG GCAATTCAATGAACACTATCAATCACATCATCACAATAATCAATTGCCAACAGATCAGTTTGTGATGAATCGACCTGATGTGTCTCCAACCTCGAG GCATGTGTTTATTGATGCAAGTACCAACGGCTTAAATTACGTG AGAGAAGTTGTTGAGCAAGAACATAGACAGAGCAGGATAGATTATCCTCAACCTCAGGTGATCAG GCCTGCTCCATATACGCTATATGATCCAAGATATGCTGACATTGGTCTACCGGTGGATCCTTATTTACGTGCAATGAAGCTGAATCCacactttt CAATGCAAAAAGCGACAAGTGAGGAAAGTTCAACCACTAAAAGAAAACGG ACTGACTATGCATGTAACAGAGTGCCGAGGCTGCATCAATCATCTTCTCATTCTGGA AGAGAAGTTGTTGAGCCAGAACATAGACAGAGCAGGATAGATTATCCTCAGGCGATCAG TCCTCCTTTTGAGCCATACGATCCAAGGTATGCTGCCATGGGTCTACCCATGGATCCTTACTTGCGTGCATTCAAGCTGAACCCCAACTTAGG CCTTGCCAAGCCCAACGAGTGA
- the LOC125868827 gene encoding probable xyloglucan endotransglucosylase/hydrolase 1, giving the protein MGTIKGVLFSIVLINLSLVGFCGYPRRPVDVPFWKNYEPSWASHHIKFLNGGATTDLILDRSSGAGFQSKKSYLFGHFSMKMRLVGGDSAGVVTAFYLSSNNAEHDEIDFEFLGNRTGQPYILQTNVFTGGKGNREQRIYLWFDPTKGYHSYSVLWNTYLIVIFVDDVPIRAFKNSKDLGVKFPFNQPMKIYSSLWDADDWATRGGLEKTDWSNAPFTASYTSFHVDGCEAATPQEVQVCNTKGMKWWDQKAFQDLDALQYRRLRWVRQKYTVYNYCTDKARYPVPPPECTKDRDI; this is encoded by the exons ATGGGTACCATAAAAGGAGTTTTATTTAGTAttgttttgattaatttgtCACTTGTTGGATTTTGTGGGTATCCTAGAAGGCCAGTAGATGTGCCCTTTTGGAAAAACTATGAGCCAAGTTGGGCTAGTCACCACATTAAGTTCCTCAATGGTGGTGCCACTACTGATCTTATTCTTGACAGATCTTCAG GAGCTGGATTTCAGTCAAAGAAATCATATCTGTTTGGGCATTTCAGCATGAAAATGAGGCTCGTTGGTGGAGACTCAGCTGGTGTTGTCACTGCATTTTAC CTGTCATCGAATAATGCAGAGCACGATGAgatagattttgaatttttggggAACAGAACAGGGCAGCCATACATATTGCAGACAAATGTGTTCACAGGAGGAAAAGGAAACAGAGAACAGAGAATCTATCTTTGGTTTGACCCAACCAAGGGCTACCATTCTTATTCTGTTCTTTGGAACACATACCTCATTGT GATCTTTGTGGACGACGTCCCAATTAGAGCattcaaaaactcaaaagacCTTGGTGTGAAATTCCCATTCAATCAGCCAATGAAGATATACTCAAGTCTTTGGGACGCAGATGATTGGGCCACAAGAGGTGGGCTTGAGAAAACCGATTGGTCCAATGCCCCATTTACCGCATCATACACATCGTTCCACGTGGACGGATGTGAAGCTGCCACGCCACAAGAAGTCCAAGTTTGTAACACTAAAGGCATGAAATGGTGGGATCAAAAGGCCTTCCAAGATTTAGATGCATTACAATACAGGAGACTTCGTTGGGTCCGTCAAAAATACACTGTTTATAACTATTGCACTGATAAAGCAAGGTATCCTGTTCCGCCACCAGAGTGCACTAAGGACAGAgatatttaa
- the LOC125853569 gene encoding respiratory burst oxidase homolog protein B: MEIENTRDSDSMRGSRVGFSGSLVSGKKSARFKDDESYVEITLDVRDDSVSVQNIKGADHEAALLASRLEKRPNNTLGSQLSFHLRQVSKELKRMTSSNKFQKIDRSKSGAAPALRGLQFMNKNVGTEGWSEVESRFDQLAVNGMLTKSLFGQCIGMKESTEFAEELFDALARKRCITSPAVTKDELREFWEQITDTSFDARLQTFFDMVDKDADGRITQEEVKEIISLSASANKLSKIQDNSDEYAALIMEELDPGNVGYIELYNLETLLLQAPSQSMNLSTNSRVLSRMLSQKLKPTKERNPFKRCKRRLDYFIEDNWKRIWVMALWLSICAGLFTWKFIQYKRRAVFDVMGYCVSVAKGGAETTKFNMALVLLPVCRNTITWLRSRTKLGKIIPFDDNINFHKVIAFGIAVGVGLHAISHLTCDFPRLLHATDEEYEPMKPFFGDERPNNYWWFVKGTEGWTGVVMVVLMIIAYVLAQPWFRRNRLNLPSTIKKLTGFNAFWYSHHLFVIVYVLFIIHGYFLYLSKKWYKKTTWMYIAVPMILYACERLLRAFRSGYKAVRILKVAVYPGNVMAVHMSKPQGFKYTSGQYIFVNCSDVSSFQWHPFTISSAPGDDYLSMHIRTLGDWTSQLKTLFSKVCESPTGDQSGLLRADIAKADYKPRLPKLLIDGPYGAPAQDYKKYDVVLLVGLGIGATPLISIVKDVLNNIKQQKDIEDGTKGSKRSPFATKRAYFYWVTREQGSFEWFKGVMDEVSENDQEGLIELHNYCTSVYEEGDARSALITMLQSIQQAKSGVDIVSGTRVKTHFARPNWRQVFKRVTINHPDQRIGVFYCGPQGLVGELRHLSQDFSHKTGTKFEFHKENF; encoded by the exons ATGGAGATCGAAAACACGAGGGATTCAGATAGTATGAGGGGATCGAGAGTAGGATTCAGCGGTTCATTAGTCAGTGGGAAGAAAAGTGCAAGGTTCAAAGATGATGAATCGTATGTAGAGATCACCCTTGATGTTCGCGATGATTCTGTTTCGGTTCAAAACATTAAGGGAGCTGATCATGAAGCTGCATTGTTAGCTAGCAGGCTCGAAAAGAGACCTAACAATACGCTTGGATCACAACTTTCGTTTCATCTGAGGCAAGTTTCGAAGGAATTGAAAAGAATGACTTCTTCTAATAAGTTTCAGAAAATTGATAGGAGTAAGTCTGGTGCTGCTCCTGCTCTACGTGGACTTCAGTTCATGAACAAGAATGTAGGAACTGAAGGATGGTCTGAGGTTGAATCGCGATTCGATCAACTTGCTGTTAATGGAATGCTAACAAAATCATTGTTTGGTCAATGCATAG GTATGAAGGAATCGACTGAGTTTGCTGAGGAATTATTTGATGCTCTAGCTAGGAAGAGATGCATCACATCTCCCGCGGTGACTAAAGATGAGCTACGCGAATTCTGGGAACAAATAACAGATACTAGCTTTGATGCCCGGCTGCAAACTTTCTTCGACAT ggtGGACAAAGATGCAGATGGGAGAATTACTCAAGAAGAGGTGAAAGAG ATCATCAGTCTTAGTGCTTCTGCAAATAAGTTGTCAAAAATCCAAGACAATTCAGATGAATATGCAGCTCTCATCATGGAAGAACTAGATCCAGGCAATGTTGGATACATTGAG CTGTACAACTTGGAGACATTGCTTCTTCAGGCTCCGAGCCAGTCGATGAATCTTTCAACAAACAGCAGAGTTCTGAGTCGGATGCTCAGTCAGAAACTTAAGCCAACGAAAGAGCGAAATCCCTTTAAAAGATGCAAAAGAAGGCTAGACTATTTCATTGAGGACAATTGGAAGAGGATTTGGGTGATGGCTTTGTGGCTATCAATCTGTGCAGGACTCTTTACATGGAAATTTATTCAATATAAACGTCGTGCTGTCTTTGATGTTATGGGCTATTGTGTCTCTGTAGCAAAAGGAGGGGCTGAAACAACAAAATTCAACATGGCTTTAGTTCTATTGCCAGTATGCAGAAATACCATAACTTGGCTAAGAAGTAGGACTAAGCTTGGGAAAATAATTCCCTTTGATGATAACATCAATTTCCACAAG GTAATTGCATTTGGAATAGCAGTTGGTGTAGGTTTACATGCAATTTCACACTTAACATGTGATTTTCCACGGCTGTTACATGCCACGGATGAGGAATATGAGCCAATGAAGCCATTTTTCGGAGATGAAAGGCCAAACAACTACTGGTGGTTTGTGAAAGGCACGGAAGGATGGACCGGTGTTGTGATGGTGGTCCTTATGATCATAGCCTATGTACTAGCCCAACCATGGTTTCGTAGAAACCGACTCAATCTTCCATCAACAATCAAGAAACTCACTGGATTTAACGCTTTTTGGTACTCCCATCACTTATTTGTTATAGTCTATGTCCTCTTCATCATTCACGGATACTTCCTCTACCTCTCAAAGAAATGGTACAAGAAAACA ACGTGGATGTATATCGCGGTGCCTATGATACTATATGCTTGTGAACGTCTCCTTCGTGCATTTAGGTCCGGGTACAAGGCAGTGAGAATTTTGAAG GTAGCTGTATATCCTGGAAATGTAATGGCAGTGCACATGTCTAAGCCTCAGGGCTTTAAGTACACAAGTGGACAGTACATTTTTGTGAACTGTTCTGATGTTTCTTCATTTCAGTG GCATCCGTTTACTATCTCCTCAGCTCCAGGAGATGATTACCTAAGTATGCACATTCGAACATTGGGTGATTGGACATCTCAGCTTAAAACTCTCTTCTCTAAG GTCTGTGAGTCTCCAACTGGTGATCAAAGTGGCCTTTTAAGAGCAGACATAGCGAAGGCCGACTATAAGCCTAG ATTGCCAAAGCTCTTGATTGATGGCCCTTATGGAGCACCAGCACAGGATTACAAGAAATACGACGTAGTCCTCTTAGTAGGCCTTGGCATTGGGGCAACACCTTTGATAAGTATAGTAAAAGATGTGCTCAATAACATCAAGCAACAAAAGGACATCGAAGATGGCACTAAAGGTAGTAAAAGAAGTCCTTTTGCAACTAAACGAGCTTACTTCTATTGGGTAACACGCGAGCAAGGCTCGTTTGAGTGGTTTAAGGGTGTGATGGATGAGGTCTCGGAGAACGATCAAGAAGGCCTAATTGAGCTTCACAACTACTGCACCAGCGTTTATGAAGAAGGCGATGCCCGGTCTGCACTAATCACAATGCTTCAATCAATCCAACAAGCTAAGAGTGGCGTTGACATTGTCTCTGGGACAAGGGTCAAGACACATTTTGCTAGACCAAATTGGCGCCAAGTTTTCAAACGTGTTACAATTAATCATCCTGATCAAAGAATTG GTGTGTTTTATTGTGGTCCACAAGGTCTAGTTGGAGAACTAAGACATCTATCTCAAGATTTCTCACACAAGACAGGCACAAAGtttgaatttcataaagaaaattTCTAA
- the LOC125854470 gene encoding uncharacterized protein LOC125854470: MTNMKMWPKSTRSSIEPPEITPMPGRPRKKRSKDSDEPSKKKFGKATRKGRKMKCSLCRNFGHNKKRCPIVKNGYTTGTARTATGGSGGATTSAASTGVTGGATGGATGESGGATTSAASGGATTGGNGGATTSAASIGVTTGGSGGATTKRPATTSATSGGATTAATTTGGRAANISLNFASVAQPTSQFSTQQSTTSASGSNKSSKVKRGGANPGYKRPRTEKPKTAGFGVLFGANSSVIERSATTDKVLHCAPLKSSVPTNIDLSYKPNGLRWKGGAAVTQRQLQEQSYKRATQSTPSTQDT; encoded by the exons ATGACAAACATGAAGATGTGGCCCAAGAGCACAAGGTCATCCATTGAGCCACCTGAAATCACTCCTATGCCAGGAAGACCAAGGAAAAAAAGGTCTAAAGATAGTGATGAGCCTAGTAAGAAAAAGTTTGGAAAGGCTACAAGGAAGGGGAGAAAAATGAAATGCTCTTTGTGCAGGAATTTTGGACATAACAAGAAAAGATGTCCAATTGTT AAAAATGGCTATACTACTGGAACTGCAAGAACTGCTACAGGTGGAAGTGGTGGTGCAACTACTTCAGCTGCTTCTACAGGCGTAACTGGTGGGGCTACTGGTGGTGCCACTGGTGAAAGTGGTGGTGCAACTACTTCAGCAGCTTCTGGAGGTGCAACTACTGGTGGAAATGGTGGTGCAACTACTTCAGCAGCTTCTATAGGTGTAACTACTGGTGGAAGTGGTGGTGCAACTACTAAAAGACCAGCCACTACTTCAGCAACTTCTGGAGGTGCAACTACTGCTGCAACAACTACTGGTGGACGTGCtgcaaatatttctttaaattttgcaAGTGTTGCTCAACCAACAAGTCAATTTAGTACTCAACAGTCAACTACTAGTGCTAGTGGCTCAAATAAGAGTAGCAAAGTTAAAAGAGGTGGTGCGAATCCCGGATATAAGAGGCCAAGAACAGAGAAGCCAAAAACAGCTGGTTTTGGTGTGCTATTTGGAGCAAATAGTAGTGTGATTGAGAGG TCTGCAACTACTGATAAAGTGTTACATTGTGCACCATTGAAGAGTTCAGTGCCTACCAATATCGATCTTAGTTACAAACCTAATGGACTAAGGTGGAAGGGTGGAGCTGCAGTTACTCAAAGGCAGCTACAAGAACAAAGTTACAAGCGAGCCACTCAGTCCACACCAAGCACTCAAgatacataa
- the LOC125853268 gene encoding heavy metal-associated isoprenylated plant protein 35-like: MAAQDRPEELLNYKTWVLKVSIHCEGCKRKVKKILQQVAGVHTIDIDLKQQKATVTGNVEAEALLRKLHKSGKHAELVPQETDHKEKKSTKIKSKEAESTAQPDINTHKNVKSNEKIAIPKEPSVKIEDASDEAIPKKREKPSTGSAKPAEETGTASGDKPEVAEKEKSDETVTESKSEGKKTVTDSAGKQQIPVAAEKKATDSDDASASGEKNGGGPVGEASGSTGKKKKKKGQNSNNVEGTPSIVAPAGLEFENHNMGPQVFASTNDSPPRPSYHYYPQQGPQFYAPPAAPAYVVSYNTAQPTANYTASYYAPAPPSSYAYTYPGPSHVTEPPPSDVDMYPRQPLDSFEMFSDENPNGCFIM, encoded by the exons ATGGCAGCACAAGATCGACCAGAAGAACTCCTCAACTACAAG ACGTGGGTCTTGAAAGTTTCCATTCACTGTGAAGGCTGTAAAAGGAAAGTCAAGAAAATTCTCCAACAAGTAGCTG gaGTGCATACTATAGATATTGATCTCAAGCAACAGAAAGCAACAGTAACTGGGAACGTAGAAGCAGAAGCTCTCCTCAGGAAACTACACAAATCCGGTAAACACGCTGAATTAGTACCACAAGAGACTGATCACAAGGAGAAAAAGTCTACTAAAATCAAGAGCAAAGAAGCAGAATCAACTGCCCAACCCGATATCAATACCCACAAAAATgtcaaatcaaatgaaaaaattgCAATACCCAAAGAACCTTCAGTAAAAATTGAAGATGCAAGTGATGAAGCAATACCGAAAAAGAGGGAGAAACCCAGCACCGGTTCAGCTAAACCGGCGGAAGAAACCGGCACCGCCTCTGGTGATAAACCGGAGGTGgctgaaaaagagaaaagcgATGAAACAGTTACTGAATCGAAATCTGAAGGTAAAAAAACGGTAACCGACTCTGCCGGTAAACAACAAATTCCAGTAGCGGCGGAGAAAAAGGCTACTGATAGTGATGATGCTTCTGCTAGTGGCGAAAAAAACGGTGGTGGCCCAGTTGGTGAAGCAAGTGGCAGTACTggtaaaaagaagaaaaagaaagggcAAAACAGTAACAATGTTGAGGGCACACCATCAATTGTTGCTCCGGCTGGTCTAGAATTCGAAAATCATAACATGGGACCACAAGTCTTTGCGTCAACCAATGATAGCCCTCCACGTCCATCTTATCATTATTACCCGCAACAGGGCCCACAATTCTACGCCCCACCAGCAGCACCAGCATACGTCGTTAGCTACAATACGGCTCAACCTACGGCTAATTATACGGCGTCGTATTATGCTCCGGCACCTCCATCTTCGTATGCGTATACGTATCCCGGTCCTAGTCATGTAACGGAACCTCCACCGTCCGATGTGGATATGTATCCACGCCAGCCGTTGGATTCGTTTGAAATGTTTAGTGATGAAAATCCTAACGGATGTTTTATTATGTAA